Sequence from the Streptomyces sp. NBC_00440 genome:
GGCGCCGGCCTCGATGAGATCACGTACGCCCTCGGCGGCCACGATGTTGCCCGCGACGATCGGCACCTGCGGGTCGAGTGCCCGCACCGCCCTGACCGCGGCGATCATCGACTCCTGGTGGCCGTGCGCGGTGTCCACGACGATCGTGTCGGCGCCGGCGTCGAGCAACTGCTTGGCCTTGCCCGCGACATCGCCGTTGATACCGACGGCGGCGGCGATCCGCAGCCTGCCCTGAGCGTCGACGGCCGGGGTGTAGAGGGTGGCGCGCAGAGCGCCCGTGCGGGTCAGGATGCCGGCCAGCCTGCCGTCCGTGTCGACGGCGGGCGCGTAGCGGCGGTTGGCGCCGTCGAGCCGGTTGAACGCCTCACGCGGGTCGATGTCCGCGTCGAGGAGCACCAGGTCCTTGGACGACATGACTTCGGACAGCTGGGTGAAGCGGTCGACGCCCGCCAGGTCCTCGTCGGTCACGACACCGACCGGCCGCCTGTCCTCGTCCACCACGACACCCGCGTTGTGGGCGCGCTTAGGCAGCAGGGACAGCGCGTCGGCGACGGTCTGCGTCGGGGCGAGCACTATGGGCGTGTCCAGCACGAGGTGACGCGTCTTCACCCAGGAGATGACCTCGGTGACGACCTCGATCGGAATGTCCTGCGGGATGACGACCAGGCCGCCGCGCCGGGCGACGGTTTCGGCCATCCGGCGGCCCGCGATGGCCGTCATGTTCGCGACGACGAGCGGGATGGTGGTGCCGGTGCCGTCGGGGGCGGACAGATCGACGCCCTGACGTGAGCCGACAGCGGAGTGGCTCGGCACCATGAACACATCGTCGTACGTCAGGTCGTACGGCGGCTTGAGATCATTGAGGAAACGCATACTAACTCTCTCACCTGCGGTTATACAGAATGGGCGGGCGGGAAGTCAGCGCCGTCCGGCACAGGATCAGGCTGCGGCTCCTAGGCCATCATCGCCGATGGGACCCCGAGTGGCGAATGCGCGCCCCCTCTTCTGTGGCTTCCACCAGGGGCGGGGTACGGCGGCTCGTATGTTCAGCCGAACCGGCCGGGGCGGCGGTGCGTGTCGCGGACCGGTGCGCGGCTCAGACCGGTCCGTACTGCCCGTGCTGCCCGTACTGCCCGTGCTGCCCGTGCTCTTCGTGCTCTCCGTGCTGTCCGCTCCGGTCCGCGAGCACCTCGCGCGCCGCACGTGCCCCGGAGGCGAGCGCGCCCTGCACGGACCCGGTGGCGCGGTGGTCTCCGCACACATGACGCCCGGCGGCCACCCGCGTCGTGCGGCTCAGCGGCCACGGCGCGGTCATGGCGGGCAGGGCGCCCTCCACCGTGTACGGGGCGAGGAGCTCCCAGGACGACGTGTCGGTGCCGTACACCTCGGCGAGCACGCCGCGCAGCCTCTCCTCCTCCCCCGGCCCGCCGGGACCGAGGACCGATGTGGAGATCAGGGAGCGGTCGGCCGGGGCGTAGGTGGGGGCGACCTCGCTCAGTACGCAGGTGTTGAGGAAGCGCCGCGCGCTGTCGACCAGCAGGGTCGGCTCGTGCAGCGGCGGCTGCGGGGCCGCGTGGTAGTAGGTCGTGACGGTGCGGGTGTCCGGTACGACGAGGCCGGGCAGCAGCCGGGCCGCCGCGGCCGGCCCGGTCGCGACCACCACACAGGGAGCGTGGAGCTCCGTGCCGTCCGGCAGCTCGACACCTGCGTCCGTGATCGCCCGCACCGGGGTGCCGGGGCTCAGCACCCCCGGCGGCAGCGCGCCCGCGAGCTGCGCCGGTACGGCGCCGATCCCCGCCGCGGGCAGGCACTGGGTGCCCCGGAGCATGCTGCGCCAGACCAGATGGAAGAAGCGCGACGAGGTTTCGAGGCTGTCCTCCAGGAAGACACCGGAGAGGAAGGGCCGGAAGAACGTGTCGATCAGTTTCTCGGAGATCCCGGCGTCGGCGAGCGCCGTGCGCGTCGTACGGTCCGCCGCACGCTTCACCGCGCCGGCCGGCCCGAACAGGTCGCGCGCGGAGAGCAGCCCGAGCGCCAGGAGGTCGCGGCGGCCCGCGACCGGCCGCAGCGACAGCAGATCCACCGCCACGCCCGGCCGCCGGGTCGGGTCGCTGAACCGCAGCCGTCCCGACGGCGTGTACACCAGGGCTCCGGGCGTGAAGGGGCGCAGCCGCAGCCCTCGGAGCCACATCCGCTGTTTGACCTGGGGGTACGACGTGTTGAAGACCTGGAAGCCCCGGTCGAGGAGGAATCCCTCGTGCCGGTCGGTGCGCATTCTGCCGCCGGGCGTGTCGGATGCCTCCAGCAGGCTGACGGACAGACCCTCCCGGCACAGATCAGCGGCACAGGCGAGGCCGGCCAGCCCCGCGCCGATCACGATGACATCGCAGCGGCGGCCCCGGTGGTCCGTCATGGGGTGGCAACCCTTCACTCGTCCGGACTTCTCAGTAGACGTCCTCGGGGCGCTTTTCTCTCGCCGGACGCCCCTGCCGGGAAGAAGCAGGGACAGTGGAGGAAGAGAACAGCACAGAAGACCATGAAACCGACATGCCACGGAGGTCTCCATGAGCGACGGTGAAGCGGCACCCGCGCCCGGCTCACCCGCCCTGCACTGCCTGGTGACCGGGGCTACGGGCTATATCGGTGGCCGGCTGGTGCCCGAACTGCTCGATGCCGGCCACCGCGTCCGCTGTCTGTCCAGGTCCCCGGACAGACTGCGGGACCACCCCTGGGCCGGACGGGCGGAAGCCGTACGGGGAGATGTCACCGATGCCGCGTCGGTGGCCGCGTCCATGCGGGGCATCGACGTGGCGTACTACCTGGTGCACGCGCTGAACACCGGCTCCGGCTTCGAGGAGACGGACCGCAGGGCGGCCAGGATCTTCGGCGAGCAGGCCCGGGCCACCGGTGTCCGGCGCATCGTCTATCTGGGCGGCCTCACCCCCGACGGCGTACCGGAGCAGGAGCTCTCACCGCATCTGCGCTCGCGGGCCGAGGTCGGCCGCATCCTCCTCGCGTCGGGGGTGCCGACCACCGTGCTGCGCGCCGCGGTCATCATCGGCTCCGGCTCCGCGTCCTTCGAGATGCTGCGGTATCTCACCGAGCGGCTGCCGGTCATGGTCACGCCGAGCTGGGTCAGCACCCGGATCCAGCCGATCGCCGTCCGGGACGTGCTGCGGTACCTGGTCGGCAGTGCGCTGATGCCGGCCGATGTGCACCGGGCCTTCGACATCGGCGGACCCGACATCATGACGTACCGCGACATGATGCGCCGGTTCGCCTCGGTCGCCGGCCTTCCGCACCGGCTCATCCTGCCGGTGCCGATGCTCTCGCCGCGCCTGTCCAGCCACTGGATCGGCCTGGTCACCCCCGTTCCGCGCTCGCTCGCCCGGCCGCTCGCCGAGTCGCTGCGCTACGAAGTCGTGTGCCGCGAACACGACATCGCGCGGTATGTGCCGGACGGCCCCGGTGTGCCATTCAGCTTCGCCAGGGCGCTCCAACTGGCGCTCCAGCGGGTCCAGGACGCCCAGGTCACCACCCGCTGGTCGTCCGCCTCGCTGCCCGGCGCCCCGAGCGATCCGCTGCCCACCGACCCCGGCTGGGCGGGCGGCAGCCTCTACACGGACCGGCGCCAACTCACCATGGACGCGGCCCCGGAAGCGCTCTGGCGGATCGTCGAGGGCGTCGGGGGCGACAACGGCTGGTACTCCTTCCCGCTCGCCTGGGCCGTGCGCGGCTGGCTGGACCGGCTGGCCGGCGGGGTCGGCCTGCGCCGCGGGCGGAGGGACGCGCAGCGGCTCAGAGTCGGCGACTCGCTGGACTTCTGGCGGGTCGAGGCGATCGAGCCGGGCCGCCTGCTGCGGCTGCGGGCCGAGATGCGGCTGCCGGGACTCGCCTGGCTGGAGATGTCCGTGGACCGGGACAGCCGGGGACGCACCCGCTACCGGCAGCGCGCCCTCTTCCACCCCCGGGGGCTGCTCGGACACGCGTACTGGTGGAGTGTCGCGCCCTTCCATGCCGTCGTCTTCGGCGGAATGGCCCGCAATATCGCCGGAGCGGCGGACCGCGCGAGCCAGGGCCGTCAGGAGCCCGCCCCCGGCGCCCGCTGAAATCTGCCAGGAAACCGAAGAGGAGTGGCGCATGAGCGTGTCGGTCGCCCTGTTCACCTCCGACCTGCGGCTGCACGACAATCCGCCGCTGCGCGCGGCCCTCGCGTCGGCGGACGAGGTGGTGCCGCTGTTCGTCCGCGACCGGGCCATCGAGTCGGCGGGCTTCGCCGCGCCCAACCGGCAGGCGTTCCTGGCCGACTGCCTGGCCGGCCTCGACGCGGGGCTGCGGGAGCGCGGCGGCCGGCTCGTCCTACGGTCGGGCGCCGTGACCGATGAGGTCTGCCGGGTGGCCGCGGAGACGGGCGCCGCCGATGTGCACATGGCGGCCGGGGTCAGCGCGTACGCGCAGCACCGGGAGGAGCGGTTGCGCGCGGCGCTGGAGGCGGACGGCAGGCGTCTGTGCGTCCATGACGCGGTGATCACCGCGGTGCCGCCGGGTGCGGTCACCCCCGCGTCGTCGGACCACTTCGCGGTGTTCACCCCGTACTTCAGGCGCTGGTCCGAGGAGCGGCTGCGCACCGTCCAGGGCGCGCCGCGCACGGTACGGGTGCCCGGGGCCGCCCGGTCGGAGCGGCTGCCGTCCCGCACGGACGTGTCCGGGGTCTCGGAAGGTCTCGCCGCCGGCGGCGAGCGCGAGGGCCGCGCCCGCTGGTCGGCCTGGCAGCGGAACGGGCTCGCCGGGTACGAGGACCACCACGACGACCTGCCGGGCGATCTGACGTCCCGTCTGTCGCCGCATCTGCACTTCGGCACCCTCTCCCCCGTGGAGCTGGTGCACGGCGCGTCCCGGAGGGGCGGTGCGGGCGCCGACGCGTTCGTACGGCAGCTGTGCTGGCGGGACTTCCACCACCAGGTGCTCGCCGCGCGCCCGGCGGCCGCTTCCGCCGACTACCGCTCGCAGCACGACCGCTGGCGTTCCGAACGGTCCGCCGCGCGGGAGATCACGGCCTGGAAGGAGGGACGCACCGGATATCCGGTGATCGACGCCGCGATGCGGCAGCTGCGGCACGAGGGCTGGATGCACAACCGGGGGCGGCTGCTCACCGCGAGTTTCCTCGCCAAGACGCTGTACGTGGACTGGCGGGTCGGTGCGCGGTACTTCCTGGAGCTGCTGGTGGACGGCGATGTCGCGAACAACCAGCTCAACTGGCAGTGGGTGGCGGGCACCGGCACGGACAGCAGGCCGAACAGGGTGTTCAACCCGGTGACCCAGGGCAGGCGGTACGACCCGCAGGGGGATTACGTCCGCCGCTGGGTGCCCGAGCTGGCCGGTCTGGTGGGGGCGGCCGCGCACGAGCCGTGGAAGCTCCGGGGGCCGGAGCGCGCCGCGTACGACTATCCCGGGCCCCTGCTCGAACTCTCCGACGGCCTGGCCCGCTTCAAGCAGGCACGCGGCCGGGCCTGATCGCGGGGGCGCGAGGCCTGCCGGTCAGCGCACCCGTCCGGGGTCAGACCCCGTCGGGGTCCGCGCGGTCCAGCGCCGGGCGCGGTCCGGGTCCGGTCTCCGTCAGCAGGAAGTCGGCGGCCGCCGTGTCGGTGACCAGGCTGGTGACGAGGCCCGACTTCAGGACGGCCCCGATCGCCGCCGCCTTGCGCTGGCCGCCCGCGATGGCCACGACCTCGGGGATCCGGCGCAGCCGGTCGGCCTCGACGGTGATGCACCGCTCGCCCAGGTCGCGGCCGACCCGCCGCCCCTCGGCGTCGAAGAGGTGCGCGGACATCTCGGCGGCGACCCCGAGCGAGGCGTAGTGCGCCCGCTCCGCGTCGCTGAGCATGTCGTGGACCGTCGAGATGCCCGGCTCCCAGGAGCCGATGGACACCGCGGCGACGGTCACCTTGTCGAAGTACTCGAAGGCGCGCGCGATACCGGTCTGGTTGCGGAGCGCGGCGGCGGTGGCCGGGTCCGGCAGCAGCATCGGGGCGTAGATGGGGTGCGCCTCGCCCCCGGAGACCTGGGCGGCACGCCGTACCGCCTCGACGGAGCCGCGCTCGGCGGTCCCCGCGTCGTACACACCGGTCAGCTGGACCACCGTGCACGGCGGGAGAACATTGAGCGCCGCCGCCATGTGGATGGTGGAGCGACCCCAGGCGAGGCCCAGCACATCGCCCTCGGTGACCAGCTCGCCCAGCAGATCGGCGGCGACCTCACCCAGGTTCTCCGGATCGGGGGCGTCGTCCGCCGCGTCCGCCGGGGACTCGACGACGACCGCGTGGCGCAGCCCGTAACGGGCCCGCAGCGCGTCGGAGCGCTCCGCGTCCAGCTCGGCGGGGACCCGGATCTCGATCCGTACGAGATCGCGCTCCAGCGCCGTCTCCAGGACCCGGGCGACCTTGAACCGGCTGACGCCGAACTCCTCGGCGATCTGGATCTTGGACTTTCCCTCCAGGTAGAAGCGACGGGCCATGGCCGCCGCCTGCACCAGCTCCGCGGGTCCCATCCGCAGGGCTGATCTGCCCGCCGACATTGCAGACACCGCGATCTCCTCACTACTGCTGTTCACTCCCGGACCCGCCATCCTGTCAGACCCGGCATCACTTGATCAGCCCCGAAAGGCCGCGTTCATCTCCTGGCCGCTCAGTGGCCGCAGGCCCAGCCCGCCGTCGCCGTCGTCTCCTGCGCCTGGTGGCGGAGCATCCGGACCGCCGCGGCCGGGTCGTCGGCGCCGTACACCGCGGAGCCCGCGACGAAGACGTCCGCGCCGGCCTCCGCGCACCGCTCGATCGTCGACGCGGAGACCCCGCCGTCGACCTGGAGCCAGAGTTCGAGTCCGTGCTTGGAGATCAGCTCACGGGTGCGGCGGATCTTCGGCAGCATGATGTCCAGGAAGGACTGGCCGCCGAAGCCGGGCTCCACCGTCATGATCAGCAGCATGTCGAGCTCCGGGAGCAGGTCCTCGTAGGGCTCGATGGGCGTCGCGGGCTTCAGCGCCATGGAGGCGCGTGCGCCCTTGGCCCTGATCTCGCGCGCGAGCCGTACGGGGGCGGCGGCGGCCTCCACGTGGAAGGTGACGGAGCCCGCGCCCGCCTCGACGTACTGCGGCGCCCAGCGGTCCGCGTCCTCAATCATGAGGTGGCAGTCCAGCGGCGTGTCCGAGGCCCGGCTGAGCGCTTCCACCACAGGGACCCCGAGGGTCAGATTGGGGACGAAGTGGTTGTCCATCACATCGACGTGGAGCCAGTCGGCACCTTCGACGGCCTTCGCCTCCTCCGCGAGTCGGGAGAAGTCGGCGGACAGGATGCTGGGGTTGATCTGCACGGCCATGCCCCAAGCCTGCCATGCCCCGGCGCAGTTGCCCGCCACGGCAGGGACCGCGGTGGACCGGGGATCCGCACACACCGCGCAAACCTCGCATACACCGGCGCCGGGAGGTGCAGGTTCCCGCTTCTCCCTACCACAGCCGATGGCCTGGCCCGGAAGTCCTCAGGTGTCTCATCCGTGGTCGACCCGGTTTGGTCTCACGATCCTGGCCATCGAGTGCACCAGAGGTGACAGGGGCTGCGGAGTCCAGCGTTTGGTGGAAGCGACAACTACCGGGGTACGGCTTTGACGCGCACGACGAGGACCGCTTCGACGATGCCCCATACGTTATGTCGATCAGGTGCCCAACCGCCCATATCTGACGTGACCCAGCTACTTCTTCAGGGTCTAAGGGCTCCTATAGGGGCAGATGCCCGGCTCGGATCGACTAGCGGAGACCAGTATGACTGAACTGACCCCAACCGATATCGCGCCATCGGCGCCGGGGACGGGGAAACGTGCGATCGGCGTGCTGCCACTGGTCGGCATCTTCTTCTTCACGGTTTCCGGAGGTCCCTTCGGGCTGGAAGCTTCTATTTCCAGCGCCGGGCCGGGCATGACCTTGATGATGATTATCCTGGTGCCAATTATTTTCGGTGTCCCGAACGCATTGGTGGCAGCGGAACTCAGCGCCGCGATACCGGTCAACGGCGGCTACTATTACTGGACAAAACTCGCGCTCGGAAATTTTCCGGCATTTGTGTTCGGTATCTGGAATACGGTCGGCTCAGTGTTGAATCTCACCCTGTATCCGATCCTGCTCGTCGACTACCTGGCGACCTGGGTACCCGCCATCACGCGCGGGAAGGGACTGGTAATTCTGTCCCTGTTCCATGGTGGCTTCGTGGTGGACCTGCACTGGATCGTCACCGTCGCCCTCATTATCCCGATGGCCTACCTCAACTATCGCGGCTCCAAGGCCGTGAGCGAATATTCAGTCGGGATGATGGTGCTGATTCTCGCACCGTTCGCCGTGTTGGCAGTTATCGGTGTCTATCAAGCGATCAACAACGGAACCGATGTTTTTTCACCCTTCATGATTCCAGGTCAAAGCGCGCGCTCGTCGGTGGCCGGCGCGCTCAGCGTGATCGTGTGGCTATACCTTGGCTTCGACGGTCCGAGTACCGTGCTGGGTGAGGTTGCCGACGCGCACCGAACCTACACGCGCGCCCTGATCATTTCGGTTCCGCTGATCATCGCTGCCTACCTCTTGCCCACGATCGCCGCCATCAGCAGTGGCCTTCATCGGGGTTCGCCCGCCGCCTGGGCTCAAGGCGATTTCATCACGGTCGGCGATATCTTGGGCGGAAGCTGGCTCAAGGTGCTGATCTCCCTGGGCTCGGCGCTTTCCCTGGCCGGCTTGTTCATGGCGATCCTCCTGACGAGCACACGAATTCCGCGCGCGCTTGCAGCAGATGCTTATCTGCCTCGTTGGATGGCACGAGACAGTAGACGATTCGACACGCCGGTAGGTGCTCTTCTGGCGAGCAGCATTGTCGTGATTGTCCTCGCTGCTGTCGATTTCAGTTCGATTTTGCGGGCCACGGTGCTCCTCACCCTGTCGTCCATCCTGCTTGAATTCGTCGCCTTCCTGGTCCTTCGCTGGCGGTATCCGCAGATGCGCCGACCGGTTCGTGTTCCCGGCGGCTGGCCCGGCGCTGTCCTGGTGGTCGCGCTCCCTACCGGAATGATCGTGTATCTGGCGTGGATTTCAGCAGTCGATGAGACCGCTACGTTCCTCACGAGTCTCGCGGTGGCACTCCTGGGCGTGGCGCTGTACCCGCTGTGTCGCCGATTCGTCAAGGGCCACCGACCGGACGCGGAAATGGATTACTCGAACGTCGAGCTCGGGCCTGACAGGTACACAGGATCCGGTTCACAGAAGGCGGGAATTTGATGAACATGCGACCCATGATCTCCCAGCTGACAAAGCAGCTGCGCACATCGTGGCCGGTGCCCGGGCTCGCCATCAGCATTGTCACCGCAACCGGCGAATCCATGCTCATCACAGAGGGATTCGCTGACACGGAATCCGGTGCTCCAGTTTCTGATCACACGCGGTTCGAGATCGGTTCGGTCAGCAAGACCTTCACCGCGTTCCTGCTCGGGCAATTGGCAGATGAGGGGAAGGTGAATTTCGAGGCGCAGGTTGCTGACTATCTGCCGTGGTTCACCCCGAACGGCGGGTCGCGAAAAATCACAGTCCGCCACCTTATGCAGCACACTTCGGGTCTGGTGGCCGGGGCTGATGCGCTTCCCGATGCCGCCGCTCGCGGTTACGCATTGCGTGATGCGACGACGTGTGTCGAACCGGGGCAGATGTTCCACTACTCCAACGAAGGCTATAACCTGCTGGGGCTGATCATCGAGCATGTCACAGGGAAATCGCTCGCGGACGCCATGCCCGAGCGGCTGCTGCACCCGCTGGGAATGCGTGAATCGACAGCGCACATCATTCACGAAGACATAGCCCACCTCGCCACCGGATACCGGTTCCGGCACGACGCCGCACCGCCACTGCCGTCGGCCCCGCTCACGCCTGCCACCTTTCTCGATTATTCGGCGGCCGATGCGAATGTGACTGCAACCGCATCCGACTTGGGCGTGTTCGCTCGAATGCTCCTGGGGCGCGGCACCGTGGCCGGCACCAGGATCCTCAGCCCGGAGCGGTTCGAGCAGATCATCACAGACCGTGTCGACGCAGGCGGTTCGGCGGAACATCGGAGTGGTTATGGACTTGGCGTGGACGTGGAAATCATCGACGGCCATACCTGGCTGATGCACGCCGGCGGAATGGTCGGATACCGCTCGTTTCTCGCCGCCGATATCGACGGTGGATACGGCGTCGCAGTGCTGACCAATGCGCCCGGCGACTGCCAGATAATCGACCGTTTCGGCCGGCATGTGCTTTCCGTCGTACAAGGCGCCTCGCCGGAACCGGCGCTGTTCGACCGGGAGATAATCGCAGACGCTCATCGCTACACAGGAAGCTACGGAGCGGGATCGCGCCGGATCCGGGTCGACGCCACTGCGGACCATGGCCTCTCTCTCACCTCGAACGGGACAACAGGCAAGCTGTACGACGCAGGGGACGGGCGGCTGGCATGTGATCACCCGGACTGGTCCGACTACCACCATTCGCTGAGCACCGTCGCCGGGAAGCCGCAGTGGCTCTGCGGACCCGACTCGCTCGGTCCCGACCCCACGCTCGGTCCTGACCCCACGCCGGCCACAACCCCGCATCCGCTCGCCGGTCACTACCGGAGCTACACGCCCTGGTATCCCAGCTTCAGGATCGTGCAACGGGCGGGGCGACTGCACATGATCGCTGCGACCGGCGTCGAAGCGCCGTGCGATGAACCGGAACTCATCGCACTCGATGACGGAACGTTCCGCGTCGGAGCCGATCCGCGATTGCCGGAGCGGTTGACAGCCGGCCCCGCCCTCAACGGCTCAGTGCTGTGGGTCGACCTGGATGGATGCCGCTACACGCGCTCATTCCGTCCATAGCGTGAGCAATCAGGCAATCCTCATCCGCAGCTCGCGCACCCGAAGCTGGAGGTGCGCGAGCAGCACGGCGTCGGCATCAGTGAAATCCAGCCCGGAGACCTCGCGGATCCGGCGCAGCCGGTAGCGCATCGTGTTGGGGTGGATGTGCAGCTTGGCCGCCGCGATGTCCGTGGCCCCCGCGGCGGCGAGATAGGCGGCCAGGGTCACCGTCAGCAGACCGTCCTGGCCATCCTCCTGACACAGCCGGTGCAGAGCTCCGCTGGTATCCGGGAGGCCGAGCGACTCAGTAACGTCGGCGAGATGGAGCAACAACACCGGCAGCGCCATGTCCTCCACGGTGCGCACAGCCGGCCCCTGGAAGGTCGGGTGCCGTAGCGCCCGCAGTGCGGCGTCTGTCTGCGCCCGCACGGCGGCGATCCGGCCCAGCGAGTCGGCCGGGCCGCCGATGGCGACCACATAGTCACTGGCCAGCGGTGTCCGCCCGAGGAAATCACGTGCCAGGTTGATGGTCGACTCAAGTGCCGCGGTGTGTTCCGGAGGCCAGGCAACGAGTACGTACACCGCGCCTGTGCCCACCACCGAGGCAGACCGGGAGTGCACGGCCGCCAGAAAGTACTCCAACGTGTCAGCGAACCGGCGTAGCTCGTCAGCGGTCGCCGCGTCGGCGTCCGTGGTCCCGATCAACCTGGGGGCCGCAGCCAGTACACAGACCGGTCCAGAGCCCAATTGCAGCCGGCTCGCCTCCACTCGATCGGCCGACCCTCCGAGTACCGCGGCAGCCAGCTCGCCGCGCTGCTGACGGGCATAGCTGGTCTCGGTTCGCAAGCCGACCATCTGCAACGCGACCATCGACGCGAATTCGCGCAGCCGAGCGGTGCCCGCCTCGTCGAGCGGCCCGGCAACCGCGGCCCAGATGTAGCCGAGGACATCCGAGCCGGCCCGGACAACGATGGCTACCCTCGGCAGCTGGTCCGGTTCGGTCGCTTCCATGTACACCGGCTCGCTGCTGGCATGGAGGCGCTCGAATTCATGGCGCTCGCGTTGTTCGGCGAGCGTCCTCGGCTGCACCGCCCGCCCCAGAATGGTCTCGATCCGCTCGGCATCGGTCTTGTCCTGGCCCTCCGACCAGGCGACCAGCGCGGAAAAGCGGTCTTCGATGGTGACCGGGGCGCCGAGAGCCTCGTAGATCGCGTTCGCCAGGGAAAACAGCTCCGAGCCGCTGCTGACGGAGCGCACGCGCATCCTCGCGTATTCGAGCAACTGCTCACGAACGGTCGTCGCGACGTGCATCCAGGACGCGTTCTGGTTGACCTCGATGATCGTCAGCTCTTCGTCCGCCGACGGTGGCACCGGGGCCTTCACCGCCACCACTCGCGCGGCGCCACGTTCCATCGCCGCGGTCAGTTCGCGCAGCTCGGCTTCAGTGGTCACGCCGACGCCCAGCACCACACACCCCGGCCCAAGCTGCGTCGGTGCACCCGGGGCGTAGATGGCGATCTCGGTCAGCGGCCCGTCGCAGCCGGTCCCCTCCTGGATCAAGCGCAGCAGCGCCGGGCCGATGTTGTCCACCAGTTGGCGGGCGGGCAGGTGCCGCCGCGCGCCAGACTCCTGCATGTGCGTCTCCGGCTCAGCGATTGTTGCAGACACCAAGTCTGAGCGCCCCATATTGATGATGTCAACGATGCTTCGACCCAACGAAAGCCCAAATATAAGGGGAGTCACTTCGGAGAGCGGGACCAACCAATGTCACGAGGAGCGCGGATGGCGGCGACGCAGGCAGGCCGGGAGCTGGTGGGGCTGTTCCCCCCGGGGACGACCCAGGACGGGACTGGCGCGCTGGTACTCGGCGGTGTCCCGGTGGCAGAACTCGCCGAGATCTACGGCACCCCCGCGCTGATCGTCGACGAGGCCGCAATCCGCGCCCGTGCCCGCCAGTATGCCGAGGGTCTGGCCGCCCGCTGGCCGAACTCCCGGGCCACTTTCGCCTCGAAGGCCTTCCCCTGCACGGCCGTCTACCGGCTGCTCACCGAGGAGGGCCTCGGCATCGACGTCGTCGGCGGCGGCGAGCTGACCCTCGCCCTCGCCGCGGGCGCCGACCCGACCGGTCTGGTCGTGCACGGCAACGCCAAGACCGAGGAGGAGTTGCGCCTCGCCGTCGAGGCGGGCGCTGGAGAGATCGTCATCGACAACTTCGACGACATCGACAAGCTGGAGAAGATCCTCTCCGACACCGGCGGCGAGCAGGGCGTGCTGGTCCGGGTCACTCCCGACATCCACCCCGACACGCATGAGGCCATCTCCACCGGCCAGAACGGCTCCAAGTTCGGCCTGCTCCTCCCGCAGGCCCGGGAGGCGATCGCGCGGCTGCGCGCCGGCGACCGGTTGCGGCTGGACGGCGTCCACGTCCACATCGGCTCCCAGATCCTGGACCTCGAACCCTTCGCGCAGGCCGTCGAGGCAGTCGCCGAACTTGGCGAGTTCGCCGTCTACGACCTGGGCGGCGGCCTTGGTTCCCGGTACACCTACACCGACCGGCCACCCACGGTGGAGGCGTACCTCGACGCCATGACCGACGTCGCGAAGCGGCTGCTGCCGGCCGACGCCCGCCTCCTGATCGAGCCGGGCCGTTCGCTGGTGTCCGAGTCCGGCGTCTCGCTCTACCGCGTCGTCTCCGTCAAGCGCGGCGCCGGCCACACCTTCGTCGCCGTCGATGGCGGTATGGGCGACAACCTTGAGGTATCCCTCTACCAGCAGCGTTTCGAGGCCGCCGTCGCCACCCGCCCGACCGGCGCGGGCGAGATGTGCCGACTGGTGGGTCGCCACTGTGAGTCGGGCGACACCCTCAGCGCCGGCGTCCCGCTCGACGACCCGAGCGTCGGCGACCTGATCGCCGTACCGGTCACCGGCGCCTACACCTACGCGCTGAGCAACAACTACAACGGCGCGC
This genomic interval carries:
- a CDS encoding serine hydrolase domain-containing protein, giving the protein MISQLTKQLRTSWPVPGLAISIVTATGESMLITEGFADTESGAPVSDHTRFEIGSVSKTFTAFLLGQLADEGKVNFEAQVADYLPWFTPNGGSRKITVRHLMQHTSGLVAGADALPDAAARGYALRDATTCVEPGQMFHYSNEGYNLLGLIIEHVTGKSLADAMPERLLHPLGMRESTAHIIHEDIAHLATGYRFRHDAAPPLPSAPLTPATFLDYSAADANVTATASDLGVFARMLLGRGTVAGTRILSPERFEQIITDRVDAGGSAEHRSGYGLGVDVEIIDGHTWLMHAGGMVGYRSFLAADIDGGYGVAVLTNAPGDCQIIDRFGRHVLSVVQGASPEPALFDREIIADAHRYTGSYGAGSRRIRVDATADHGLSLTSNGTTGKLYDAGDGRLACDHPDWSDYHHSLSTVAGKPQWLCGPDSLGPDPTLGPDPTPATTPHPLAGHYRSYTPWYPSFRIVQRAGRLHMIAATGVEAPCDEPELIALDDGTFRVGADPRLPERLTAGPALNGSVLWVDLDGCRYTRSFRP
- a CDS encoding APC family permease — protein: MTELTPTDIAPSAPGTGKRAIGVLPLVGIFFFTVSGGPFGLEASISSAGPGMTLMMIILVPIIFGVPNALVAAELSAAIPVNGGYYYWTKLALGNFPAFVFGIWNTVGSVLNLTLYPILLVDYLATWVPAITRGKGLVILSLFHGGFVVDLHWIVTVALIIPMAYLNYRGSKAVSEYSVGMMVLILAPFAVLAVIGVYQAINNGTDVFSPFMIPGQSARSSVAGALSVIVWLYLGFDGPSTVLGEVADAHRTYTRALIISVPLIIAAYLLPTIAAISSGLHRGSPAAWAQGDFITVGDILGGSWLKVLISLGSALSLAGLFMAILLTSTRIPRALAADAYLPRWMARDSRRFDTPVGALLASSIVVIVLAAVDFSSILRATVLLTLSSILLEFVAFLVLRWRYPQMRRPVRVPGGWPGAVLVVALPTGMIVYLAWISAVDETATFLTSLAVALLGVALYPLCRRFVKGHRPDAEMDYSNVELGPDRYTGSGSQKAGI
- the rpe gene encoding ribulose-phosphate 3-epimerase codes for the protein MAVQINPSILSADFSRLAEEAKAVEGADWLHVDVMDNHFVPNLTLGVPVVEALSRASDTPLDCHLMIEDADRWAPQYVEAGAGSVTFHVEAAAAPVRLAREIRAKGARASMALKPATPIEPYEDLLPELDMLLIMTVEPGFGGQSFLDIMLPKIRRTRELISKHGLELWLQVDGGVSASTIERCAEAGADVFVAGSAVYGADDPAAAVRMLRHQAQETTATAGWACGH
- a CDS encoding sugar-binding transcriptional regulator, encoding MSAGRSALRMGPAELVQAAAMARRFYLEGKSKIQIAEEFGVSRFKVARVLETALERDLVRIEIRVPAELDAERSDALRARYGLRHAVVVESPADAADDAPDPENLGEVAADLLGELVTEGDVLGLAWGRSTIHMAAALNVLPPCTVVQLTGVYDAGTAERGSVEAVRRAAQVSGGEAHPIYAPMLLPDPATAAALRNQTGIARAFEYFDKVTVAAVSIGSWEPGISTVHDMLSDAERAHYASLGVAAEMSAHLFDAEGRRVGRDLGERCITVEADRLRRIPEVVAIAGGQRKAAAIGAVLKSGLVTSLVTDTAAADFLLTETGPGPRPALDRADPDGV